Part of the Schistocerca cancellata isolate TAMUIC-IGC-003103 chromosome 9, iqSchCanc2.1, whole genome shotgun sequence genome is shown below.
TGGTCATAGTACACATTTGTACATGTCGACAGCAGGATATTACTACTGTACACTGGAAAGCACAGGACAATTGATTCTCTTGCCAAGAGGACAtcattaaccctagcaataccaacacattttccaTAATGTGTATTACCAATTGGGTGGGGCATTATTTTTTTTCCAGCATTATTTTTTCCCaccacagataaataaaaaattcatgaattattaacttttattaacaATGTACTTTTTAAAGGTATACTGATGTGCAAGAAggatcctgaacctgaaaatatgaacTTGACATGTTGTGAAAAGTCACATccactactaagacttaaatttttgggtcaagttttactgaaaaatttaaaacaattacaaaCTCTGGAAGAAGAGATTAAAAGCAAGTACATGACTagataacaatattttcaaaagctagGCATGAAATACCACCCTCCCTGTACTGTGAGGGTTAAGGCAGGGTGTGGACTAAGTCAAACAGATGTTCTTGTCACCTTTACAAACTTTGCCCTCTTAGCTAACAAGAATGAATAATGGGCTGACCACCTTGTGTAGCTGACATATGGTGCCTACTTTTCAACAGTTCCAATGGTCTGAAACTTAATATTTCAGAGGCTTCTCAGAACAGTATCACACACAGAAATCAAGCCCCGAAAGAAGCTCCATTTATCAAATTCTTATGACTAAACTTGACAAAAATTTATGTTGGTGGCGCACAtatattctttaattgcaaaactgAACAGTTTCTACACACCTCACCAACATAATCTAATGGGTACAAAAAATGTGGGTAGCAAGAAAAGGTTTCTGGAACATTTAATAGAAAGGTTACATGGATACAACTGAAGGATTGGGCAGAGAGAAGTGCTAAACCATGAGGTACCATTTTGAGTTATTGTATATCATATATTTGGTTAAATTCACAGACCAAAACATACATACAAtaagataaaaaaatatataatacaaGACAGTACTTTGTATCAGTATGTGGTGAAATGCAACACATAACAGACAGTGTTATCACATTTATCCTTACCGAATTAAGAGTTAGTGCTTCCTTTTACTGGTCCTTCCAATTCCAATAAATTTTAGTAACAAAGACAGCTATGTATAGAAAAATGCTGGCTTAGTTCAGCAATAACACTTCTATATATTTCACACAGTTTGGGatttaaaaaaatttccatttcAACTGTTGACACAGTATGTCATGAAAACAGTATTATACAGGCTCCCATTTCTGGCAGCTGTCATTCTAACTTTTTTTCAAACAATTTTCACAACATCGATACAGCTTCCAAATGATTAAAAATATTTAGGCATACATGGAaggccactgcccccccccccccttaaaatgtCGCCTTCAAGTTTAATACATTCAAAAACTTGCGAACTATGTAatttaaaacaatggaaactccagtttgGAATGCGAACGGTATTAgggaaagaatagattgctactccctgtaaagatgacatgttaagttgaagACAGGCCCAACGAAAGGACTGTTACATATTGTAGCTGTTGGATAAGCCTTCTTCAaccatgaaaacacacacacatttgcacaagCCAGCACACCTCATGCCCACACAAGCACTCCCACCAGCAGCTCTGACCAGAATGCGTACAAAATTTTAGATTTCCAAATAGTCCAAAGGTTGCACCAGTGTCTTCCCCACCTGACAAAATTGTCATTTTCCATCGGAGGTTACATTTCTGTGGCAACTGTCAGCTTCAACAAAACGTTTCCAGGCATGTTACCATGACATCATCATGTTTTACAGACCAATGTTTTGGCCACTAAGTTGCATTCATCAAGGCCATGCAATTACTACCAGGCCACTGCAACATTTAGGTCTTACATAGTGTTATTTTAACCTGTTCCTAGCATCCGTTGGTCAAGAATGTCATTGAGTTCCAGTTTCAGATTGGCTGGAAGGAGTGGGGTTTGACATCTTTTATAATAGTATGTTTTAGTTTAATCTAAACTGGCTGGTACTGGCAAATGAGAGGCAAGAGAGCAGTGACGGATTTTTCTCCTGCAGCATCTGATCACAGACAAACCAAACAGTGTTTTATATGCCTTCTGCTATTATGTTTACTGTTATGCCTGATGATGTAGCCTTGACAGTGCTGCTGGCCTGTAGGTCCACTGCTCCTGGCAGCCAAGATGGTAGAAGCCAGTATTTATCACGAGGCTTTGTGTTGAAATGGTACTTCACAGTTTAAATCGCCTCTTGTTTCTTTCTCTTGCAGTGAAGTGGCTGCATAGCCAATACATAAAACTCCAGAAACTGTATAGTTTTGTTGTACTCATCACTGACTTGCTGTGTTGTCTGAGCTGCTGCATTGCCCTTCATGTTTCATTCTCATTGCTACTGCCTCACAAATAAATAGTATTCCACACTTTCAGCTGATTTAGTATACTAAAGGTAGGTGCAATTTCTCAACATAATCCTTTGTAGAATCAAAAAGTTCCTTGGTTGGGTTGCTGCTGTGGTAAATAAACTGTGTGCTCACTTGACAGATGAACTTCCCCATTCATAGATATTCTGCAGGGATGGTACGAGGGCAATGTGCTTTTGGTCTGTCTCCCCCTCCCTTTTGCTCTCACAGACATCAACATCATCTAGGGAGAAGGATAAGAACAGTCCTCCAAGGAGATTCTGGTGGCCTCCATCCCACTGGACTTCTCATGTTCCGCCTCTGTCCCTGAGGCAGCATCCCTagtgccaccccctccccccccccccccccccccccacacacacacacacagcttggtTCAGAACCAAATTGCACTGATGCCATATCCTCAGAACTGGTGGCAGCAGGCAGCCCTGAGGGATGACCTGTCTCCTTAGTTACTTCCTGCTCCCACAGGATGCTGATAGTGTGATCCCTCTAGTGGAACTGTAGTGTTTTTTTCCACCACTCGGCAGAGCTGAAATGTGTTTATGAATTTACTCTGCCTTTTGCATCgccttccaggaaacctggttcccagctatGGGGATCCCAACCCTCTGCAGCTATTGGGGCTATTTTAAGAATCACGTTGAGCATGAAAGAGTTTCACACAGTGTCTGCACATGTTCTGAGCACTTTCTACAGCAAACACATGTCACTTGATATgactttggaggctgtggctgttcatgTGAGGACATCTCAGGACTCAACTGTCTGTACTCCCTCCCAGGGAGCATTGTGCTGATTTCTCAGCTCCTTTCACCCTTCCTAATGCTGGGTTACTTCAATGCCCACAACTCTTTGTGGGGTAGAATACGAGCACTGGGTGTGGTAAGGTTGCTGAAAATTTGCTCGCAGCCCAGGTCTTCTCCCGTCCCTCCATTGGAGAGTTCATAATGACTTGTGTGACTGTTCATTTTCAAATCACCTTGACCCTCCCTCGATGTCATTTGCCTATGTGTCCACCCAGACTGACTCTCAACAAAGCTGACTGAGATGCTTCCAGCCCTTCTATCACCCTTAGCATCCCACAGCTATCCAGATCACACCTACAGCCATTCTCTCAGCAGCTGACTCAGCAATCCCCTATTCCTCCCCATCAAAAGACAGTACCCGGGTGAACCCTCGAAATCAGCGTGGCCATTAAAGAGTTACTGTGAATTCTTCAGAGCCTCTAGCCCTATTCCCCGACATGGCTCCAGGTCCAGACTGTGCCCACAGCCAAATGCTCAAAGGTAAACATCCCCTTGAGATGGACAGCTCTCACCCAATTAGTCTCACTTATGTTTCTGCAAGATGCTCGAATGTACAATGAGCTGGTGCTGAGTTGATACCTTGAGCCTCGAGCTATTTTGGCTCCATCCCAAGGCTGTTTTCGCCAGGGTTGTTCTATTGCTTACAATCTGGTTTGCCTGGAGTCTGGGTACCAATGGTCTAGCTGCAACTGTGAGAGCTACATTATCACCCATCCTGTAACCTGATACTTGCATTTACTATTGCTCCTCAACTGTGCATGTTCCTGAACACCAGCTGCAGGTGCCATACAAAAGGGACAGTCCTGGTCTCTCACCCATAGCTACCAGTTTTCAGCTGCCATGACATGCGTCATGCACTTCTATCACATGGTACTTACTGTCCACCCACACTCAGAACTCTGCCTCGATGACCAATTACTATCGTGAGTCTTATCACTTTTTGGAACTGGCATTCAATGTCCGGTTACATTGCTTCCCCATCTTCGCCAGCTTAAGCCAACATGCTGGTCACATCTTAATActctttgctgcctcagtaacaacAGCTGGTGTGCAGACCATTCTACACTCTTGCATCTCTACAAAGCTCTAATCCTGCCCCATCTTGATTACGGTAGTCTCGCATATGACTCAGTGTCTCCTTCAGCATTGCCGATGCTAGACccgatacaccactgtggggtctgAGTTGCAACAGGTGCCTTTCAGAACAGCCCTGAAAACAGCCTACTCCAGATCAGATGCCAACAACTGCTGATCTATGCGATTCACATTTATTCCTCCCCTGAGCATCTGAACTAACATGTCCTTTTTCCTGGTAGGGAGATCCACCTCTCACAACTGAGGCCTAGGGCTGGCAACACGATCACAGTTCACatacaaggtgcgttccataagtaacgcaaccaaattcataaaaaatcatttattgaatatattcatacaaataatcaaaaattttcaaaatagcatcCTCTTGCatcgatacacttctggaggcggtgtttcaatgcctggaatgccttttccggaatgtcctttagagctggtGTAATATGCACTTGGATGCTTTCAATCGAGTCCCAatattttcctttcatgactccttttaaccgaggaaacaaaaaaaagtcagcgggagccaggtcaggacagtagggaggctggggaaccaatgaggccttggtcctggccaggaattCATTGAAAATGAAGACGCTGTGACTCGGcacgttgtcgtggtgaactttccacgtgtccttgatgtcgctttGGCAGCGcaagaccctccttttcagtcttttgagcacttccaagtagaaatgtgagttcactgtagtcccagtaggtacaaattcgtggtggacaatgcgtctgatgtcaaagaagacaatgagcatggttttgatcctggacttgctcatgtgTGCCAccctgaactctgcctttttgtctcacggtcatactcaaaaatccacgactcgtcaccagtgataactgagtttaaaaaatgaggatcattttcacacatttccaacatttcttggcactgaagcactcgcatgtgcttgtgttcgtcggtcaacacttttaggacgagtttggcacacacatttctcatgttcaaatcttcagtCAAACTGCAGAAatggttgtttttgacatgtttagagcttgtgctatcaattgaaggctcaacTGTCTGTCAAGAGTTCAAACAATCGCACACAGTTTTgtcgactcgtgcggttgatggccATCCACTGCAAGGTTCATCAGTGATCTCTCGGCCCTCCGTGAACAACTAGTGCCAttggaaaacttgtgatttggacaagcaatcattcccaaaggcatgctgaagtaatggaaacgtttcggtggtgGACTTCCCGAGTTTACCGCAAAATTTGATAGCataccgttgctctacagaatgatccattgtgccatgttacataaactcaaaacaggattgacggaaacgcacgtcctgactctccggcagctcgcaGCCGAACGAGACAAAGAGTGTTTTGAAGCTAACACCTCCTCCACTTAGCCCAGTCGGTTACAAcatgctgtggtgtaccgttgcatcggaaaaaaaattggtcgcattacttatggaacgcactctgtacAGGGTCTCTGCTCTTCATTCCAGCTACCCCCACTGTCATATCTTATTAAGAAGCAACTGTGTACACCCCATGGTGTGTACTCCATCCTGGGATCTGGACTAAAAGGCTCCGATGGTGCCAGATTTTTCACTGCCTGTTCCTGGCTGTCCTTAGCATATTTCCAGTTTCAGAAAGGGTTATACTGAGGGCCCTACAGTTGACAGATGAACCGGTTTTGCCTACGTACATGCACGGTGCAGTGAACTACACTCACCGCTGGAcagatgcagtgtattcactgcagaattggtagccaccGCTCGAGCCGTCAGCCAAGTTCGTTCTTGCACTGGCAAGACATTCTTAATCAGCAATAACTCCCCGAGTAGCCTTCAGCCTACTGACCAGTGCTATCATCGAAACCCACTGTCTGACAGTGGCCGATATTCCACTGGACTGCTATAATTTGGCAACCTTACAACGAAACAAACTTTATGACACACAACCTGTGGTGCTGGCAACCAACACCCAAGCAGCTGATctggttttacattttatccatgaAAGTGGTTTCTACTCCTTGCTGTGACAGAGCACATTAGTCTCATTGGCCGCTTGACAGATTGGAGGGGTGCCCTGTCACCTGCTCTGACCCATGGCTGCCCTTGCTCGGTGATCTGGCTCCTGCCCGTCCCAcctttttaattcttcttattTTTATATGTGTTGTTCGTTTACTGTCTCTTTGTCATCATTCTCTTTCTTGAGATTTTATCAACTTGCCCTTATTGCTAGTTTTCTTTTAGTAATGGAGGGAGTGGAAGCACCGGTCAGATGCAGAGGGTGCATCTCCTGTCATAAGGTGTCCCACGGGTCTCAAACTGCTTTCTGGACAGGGCAGACCTTTTACCTTCACCATTTTATCCCGTTATCATTTCTACTTGCTTCTGTCACTCTGTTTTCTTGATTCTTGTGTACAACTGGGTTTATCGAGATTTGTCTTTTGGTCCTTCCTCACTGGGTACTACCCCCTCCTTTCATACTGACAGGTCCATCTTTCATTACACCTAGTAGTCAATGCTGCATTAAAtaggagtgtctggatactttagaCCAGACTGTATGCTTACAGTTTTATGAGCTGTTGAATGGCATAGCTAGAGGGCCCCCACTTTCACCAGTTGAAGCAGGATGTCATTACGGAGACATCTGAAGAACATCACCCTAGCATGCATCATGACAAATGTCAGATTTGCTATGTGGATGCCATGTCATTTGGCCACACAGTAACGACTAAATGCAGAACTTCGCCACCATCTTAAACCAGGTGAGCTTTTTATTagtagtcttctggctggtttaatGAGTTCCACCATGACTTCTCCTATGTCAACTTCTTCGCCTCAGAGGGCACCTATAACCCATAtcttcatttatttgttggatatattccaatctgtctCCCCATACGGTTTTTGCCATCTGTTGGTGCTTATCGTATTATGTAAATTattctatatattttttttttaatactaccTCCCTGGCCCTTCTTTCCACATATTCACTGCCTTGGTGATTCTGAATATCCTCATTTCTTCTCTTCCTAGTCCATTTAATTTTCGGTATCCTTCTGTTACAATATGTATCAATTTGATTTTCTTGTTTCCCCATGGTCACAGACTGTGGAAATTCAGAAGCATACAGAACTGTATGTCAGACATACACTCTTAGAAATTCCTTTCTGATTTTCGAGTCCTATGTCTGActctttgcctgtgctggtctgcttctCATATGACCCTTGCTTCGCAGATCGCTCATTATTTTACTCCCAGGGTAAAAGTATTCCTTAAAATTATCTAGTATATAGTTTCACAGTTTGATGTTAAGATTTATCActaatctaatttctgctacttctcataacttttgtTTTTAGCTGGTTTGCTCTCAGCCCATATTGTATTCAGTACATAATTCATGAGTTCATTCCATTCCTCTAGCTCTTCCTCACAGACATGGTGAGTAGTATTCAAATCATATTAGAGATTATGAGAATGATGTACTACACTTCCACAATGTGGAAGTGTGCAGAAAACCTAATGGTCAACTCACTCAGTCACGAAACATATACAGCATAAAACCAATGCCGACACGTACCTGCATGCTACCTCTCACCTTCACCAGAAACAAAAAAGGTCCACTCTGTACTTGTTACCCAAGTTGACCAGTCAGCTAAGCAACACAATACAATTGATGGTGGAATACAGTACTGTGACAATCCACGATAATACCAGATGGGAGGATTAAACAGACAAACATATTTCCCTTTCTACAGCAAAAAAACTATACAGTTCTGGTAAGTTCGCATGCTATGTAGGCCACTCACCTTCAAGAGAAAGATACAACAGGCAACTAAAACTGTGAAGAAGCCTGCCAATACAAATTGTGACAATACAAGCTCCCATCATCTTGGCAGGCAGCAGTAACAAACTTGTAAGGCTGAACCACCATATGTGACTGTAGATGTAGTGGAAGAAGACGCAGTAACACATGATATTCAGCGACAGCAAATACCATGGGAGGAAAATACAACATTACTGGACTGGTTTGCATCTTATTCACTGACAACAGCATCGaggaattaaaataaaaacttcaatataggATATCATTTACCACCTCCCCATTCTGGACGTCAAATCAAAGCTAGTGTTAAATGATGTTCACTATAGACAGACAGCAGTGATGGGATTTCATGACATATAAAATCTTAATCTCGCACTGCCCCAATAGTACACACATCACTGTGATGAAGCATTTACCAAAATGTTGACATATAAAACATGTCAACATGGTCACATACCCTGAAAAAGTTTCACTGCTAGTCATATTCCATTATTGTTCTTTCAACAACACCTATATGCATTACATCTACTCCTCATTTAAGGACTAGCAACACACTTAGAAGTTTGTCCAAGTATAGctaatatatatatagaaagaattTCTAACAATGAACATCACATTCATTATAGCTTACAATGCTTGTACCTGTATGGAATATTAAATAGCTGCTCTACAAAACTCAATTACCTGCAGGAATAGGGGCCACGGCTGCCTCTGGGTATTGTGGCTGCCCTTGCAACACTGACCAACGGATATCTGCCGCCTTCTTCATTTTTATCTCTATCTGTAGCAAGATACAAATATTTATCATTACATCATTTTTCAATGTTCAAGTGTTGATAATATTAGGTTATAGAACTTAAAACTGAGACTCACTTTCGTTGTGAAGGTTTTGTGTGTTGACTGAGTTGGCACAATTGAATGTGCCAAATCCAACTCCATATTGTAATCTGCACCATTTTCAAGTTTTGCTGTGACACTAAGCTGGAACAAAAAACTCATTTATGGATCTGTCCTATCTTTCCACAGAGCTGTACACTATGGAACTACAAGACGCACCATTTTTCAGGGTGGCACAGTACTCAACAAAATTCCAGGAAAAAATGGATAAAAGTGCACTTACAGTGTCGGCAGCTGTTGCGCTGTGTGGCTGGTAACAGCTTAGATGATGAAAGGAGGAGACTGAATAAACTGAATCTAGCATCTATTGTTGGTGGCAAATGCAAATGCTTGTTCATAATTTTCTATGGTTCCATGAATAAAGTTAGCTGATATTTTGCTCTATTAGGTCAGAACTTAATCACACATTTGTTTCCATTGTAATCGAAAATATTACTACACTACACATCACTCTATTAAAGCAGTCATATTTTTGTGATGAGATTTGTCGGCTTTGCCATCTTAGAACCCAACGCTCACATTCCAACCTAACTTGGGCCTCAGGCAACACTAAAGGTCAGTCTGTTAGCACGTTAGTTTTTTCCATTCACCATGTAAATATGAAAATCAGTAACCAATCTTAAAATTCATAATAACCAGGTTTGAAAGTTATTCTGGCCCTTTTGACATCAGAGACAAATGTAATCAATCCGTATCTTCTGCAATGAGGAGCCATTAGATTTTACTGATTCTTGCTTGCTACCATATACTAACACCCAACTGGTTATGACCAATGTGAATGAATTGCCAACATCAGCATAAAATGTAAGAAACATCAACACTGTAAGCACACTTTGGCCAGTAAAAGTAACACTAACAAACAACTTAATTAAACACACTTAATCAATTTGCATGAAGAATAGAACATTCTACAAATATTAACTATATTACGTAATTTGAATGTACCATTCGTTCACCATACTCTACTTTCACAGATTTAGACTCAAACTTTGTGTTTTTGAACAATATTGCAACAACAACATGTGTCTCTGTCTGATACCAATCATGAGTAAATTTAGTTGTCTGCTTCAGTATGTCATTCTCTGCCGATGCAATTGCATCATTAGCTCCTTCTGCCATTTTTGCACACCCAGGTGGGAGTCTCCTgtgaaaacacaaaaataattaaatatattttcagGGACACTTTAATTTCATTAACTCTCTGCATTTATTTTTATGAAAGTGATAAATATCAGAGAACATTTCCAATTCAGAGAGTTTTATTCATTCATTAAAAAGTCACCAACGAGACAAAACATACTTACAAAATAAATTGTGTTCATAAAATGCCCCAATTGCTAAACAGGTTCAGCAATTCAGATTCAGACTACCTACGAGTGTAATGAAATATGTCAATTTTGGACTTAATTCAGAATGACTTGCAAGATGGAAGATATCCAGTGGCAACATTAGCGAGACCTGTTCCATTCACTCCATCAAGgctgacaataaatgacagcaaagAAATTATGCAAGCTAAAAGTCACATATATATGTTAATGAGTGAACACGCCAATAAATAACCTTgttacttggaaaaatctgaacacAAAACAGAGGTTTACCTCTACTATATTGTGCAAGTAACCAACAGCATCTCAAGGGGTCAGAATATTTCCAATGTATTGTAATATAAACCAATTACACAAGGCTGAAGCTGTATTCACACTGTCCTACCCAGGAATATCTGTACTGTCTCATAGATATGCTCATGTATTTTGTTGTACAATTACTTCCTGGCTCAACAGATAAATGTCAGACCACAAATATAAAAGTCTGGGTTCAGTCCAAAGTATCACTTGTAGCTTGATTCACCTCCTGGAAATGATTTGTCACAGTGAAAGACGAGTTGAACTAGTCCACGATAAACTGTAAGGCCCCTATAACTGGCTTGGGAAAGTTAAGGCCAAAAGATCAACCCACACTTGGCCAGTGGAGCACTATAATCAAATCAGCTTTCAGACTGACCACTGAATGCTtagatttaaatattattttggactTAACACATTTCATGTTGGAATTCACTTTATGAAGGGGGAAAGCTAAAGCAAGAAACATCATTGAGAGCTTTGATTTACATTTGGCTTCAATACTTGAAACATTGGAGACAGTttactggagtaggaagtgctggccGGGTGGACTGGGCGGGTCTTGCACCATGCTCTTCCACACCCAGTCTATTAGGGGCAagccacctgtgaaagtagccatgtcatataccaactctggcAGCAGTCACTGCATagctttttatgtcagtatgacgCCCGACCAGCTGTCTGACAcagtgaatggccactgccaaactggggCCAAGAACAGAATTTATCACATAGTGGCCCAACACAGAGCTGAACAAAACATGCTCGAGTCCAACAGCCACTTCACAACCCACCATCTGGATTACTTTCTCCAGCACCGgattttctgaactatgcagatgggagttagcCTCACATCACATCCTCCAATCCCATAACCCTGTTGACCTCAGTCTCTACTAACACATTGTCCCAAACCCTCTACACAACAGTTTTCCTGCCCTCTGTACTGttgtgtccctccccccccccccccccaaatccatgGCTCCATGTCACATTTGTCATGCACTGCATTTCGCCAGCTCTGGTAGCAGCATATCACATGCACCATCCACATGCTTGCCAATCTTCCCTCCTGCCTCCCTCCAAGGCACCAGCTACCTACCCTCAACCCCTTTTCCTGCCTCCCACCTAAACTTTGAAACATGGGGGCACAAGTgtagatggatgtgtgtgtagtgGGGGATCGATACGCTCTCACTTGACAaagaatttattatttattctgaGAGCCAGCACGTTTTCTTTCCTTATTGTGTGTGCCTGTTGTTCACTCAATGCTTCTGCTAtctggtgagtggtctcctttacttctaaattattGGTGTAACTGGTTTCTTTATCTTGCTCCAGCCACTATGAAACTAATTTGTAATGCCAGCAGAATCTCTTCTTGGACACAGGATGTGTTAATCTGGCTTTTATTCTGAGCCAGTGCACCAGAAAACCTGCAGTGATGAGTTTTCAGTGTATCGTGGAGGTACAAATATTAACTCTATACTtatgaagaacagataccattgatgactgtgcagcttctctagaataaatgataattaattgaacccttagctgctgacaggtgttgttgatgaaactcgatagggacagctgaaaatgtgtgccccgaccaggacttgaacccgggatcgcctgcttacatggcagacgctctatccatctgagtcaccgaggacaaagatgaacagcgcgactgcagggacttattccttgcacgcttcccgtgagacccacattcccaactgtccacaat
Proteins encoded:
- the LOC126100438 gene encoding protein SGT1 homolog isoform X2; its protein translation is MAEGANDAIASAENDILKQTTKFTHDWYQTETHVVVAILFKNTKFESKSVKVEYGERMLSVTAKLENGADYNMELDLAHSIVPTQSTHKTFTTKIEIKMKKAADIRWSVLQGQPQYPEAAVAPIPAAILSAGPPKYPSSAPKSKDWDQVAKELDDNEKPEGEAALNALFQKIYEQGSDEVRRAMNKSFQESGGTVLSTNWGEVAKEKVEVRAPDGLEWRKWDS
- the LOC126100438 gene encoding protein SGT1 homolog isoform X1, giving the protein MVSYACLLANHKEWRRLPPGCAKMAEGANDAIASAENDILKQTTKFTHDWYQTETHVVVAILFKNTKFESKSVKVEYGERMLSVTAKLENGADYNMELDLAHSIVPTQSTHKTFTTKIEIKMKKAADIRWSVLQGQPQYPEAAVAPIPAAILSAGPPKYPSSAPKSKDWDQVAKELDDNEKPEGEAALNALFQKIYEQGSDEVRRAMNKSFQESGGTVLSTNWGEVAKEKVEVRAPDGLEWRKWDS